In one Staphylococcus lutrae genomic region, the following are encoded:
- the ffh gene encoding signal recognition particle protein has product MAFEGLSERLQATMQKIKGKGKVTEADIKVMMREVRLALLEADVNFKVVKNFVNTVSERALGSDVMKSLTPGQQVIKIVQEELTALMGGDNSTITMAKKPPTVVMMVGLQGAGKTTTAGKLALLMRKKYNKKPLLVACDIYRPAAIKQLQTVGKQIDIPVYSEGDQVPPQQIVQNALQHAKAEHLDFVIVDTAGRLHIDEALMNELQEVKEISKPDEIMLVVDAMTGQDAVNVAESFDQQLNVTGVTLTKLDGDTRGGAALSIRAVTQKPIKFIGMSEKLDGLELFHPERMASRILGMGDVLSLIEKAQQDVDQEKAKDLEKKMRTSTFTLEDFLDQLDQVKKLGPLDDIMKMIPGMNKMKGLDKLNMNEKQIDHIKAIIQSMTPDEREDPAKLNVSRKRRIAAGSGRSLQEVNRLLKQFNDMKKMMKQFTGGGKGKKGKQNQLQNMLKGMNLPF; this is encoded by the coding sequence ATGGCTTTTGAAGGATTATCTGAGCGACTGCAAGCCACGATGCAGAAAATTAAAGGTAAAGGTAAAGTAACTGAAGCTGATATCAAAGTCATGATGCGTGAAGTGCGCCTTGCTTTACTCGAAGCCGATGTTAACTTTAAAGTCGTTAAAAACTTTGTGAATACTGTTTCAGAGCGTGCATTAGGTTCTGACGTGATGAAATCATTAACGCCTGGACAACAAGTCATCAAAATCGTACAAGAAGAATTAACGGCATTAATGGGAGGGGACAACAGCACGATAACAATGGCTAAAAAGCCGCCGACTGTTGTCATGATGGTCGGATTACAAGGGGCCGGTAAAACGACAACAGCCGGTAAACTCGCACTATTAATGCGTAAAAAATACAACAAAAAACCATTGCTTGTTGCATGTGATATTTATCGTCCAGCTGCGATTAAACAATTACAAACAGTGGGTAAACAAATTGATATCCCCGTATACAGTGAAGGGGATCAAGTCCCGCCGCAACAGATTGTACAAAATGCGTTACAGCATGCGAAAGCGGAACATCTAGACTTTGTCATCGTCGATACTGCGGGACGATTACACATCGATGAAGCATTAATGAATGAATTGCAAGAAGTAAAAGAAATCTCAAAGCCAGACGAAATCATGCTTGTCGTTGACGCGATGACGGGGCAAGATGCTGTAAATGTAGCGGAATCCTTTGATCAACAATTAAATGTGACAGGTGTGACACTCACTAAATTAGATGGGGATACACGTGGTGGGGCAGCGCTCTCTATTCGTGCTGTCACTCAAAAGCCAATCAAGTTTATTGGGATGAGTGAAAAACTGGATGGTTTAGAACTTTTTCACCCAGAGCGTATGGCGTCTCGTATTTTAGGTATGGGAGATGTATTGAGTCTCATCGAAAAGGCACAGCAAGACGTGGATCAAGAAAAAGCTAAAGATTTAGAAAAGAAAATGCGGACGTCTACATTTACGTTAGAAGACTTTTTAGATCAACTCGATCAAGTGAAAAAATTAGGGCCCCTTGATGATATTATGAAAATGATACCGGGTATGAATAAAATGAAAGGATTGGATAAACTCAATATGAACGAGAAACAAATCGATCATATTAAGGCCATTATTCAGTCCATGACACCAGATGAACGTGAGGATCCAGCAAAATTAAACGTGTCGAGAAAACGTCGAATTGCTGCGGGTTCAGGGCGCTCATTACAAGAAGTCAATCGTTTATTGAAGCAGTTTAATGATATGAAAAAGATGATGAAGCAATTTACAGGTGGCGGTAAAGGTAAGAAAGGGAAACAGAATCAACTGCAAAACATGCTCAAAGGTATGAATTTGCCGTTTTAA
- a CDS encoding putative DNA-binding protein, which yields MHHEDDLIKTVRMNYLFDFYQSLLTEKQRNYLRLFYLEDYALSEIAETFEVSRQAVYDNIRRTGDLVEDYEKKLGLYRRFTKRQEIYQYIREHIDEPEQIEHAIQELEELE from the coding sequence ATGCATCATGAGGACGATTTAATTAAAACGGTTAGGATGAATTATCTATTTGATTTTTATCAATCACTTCTTACAGAAAAACAGCGCAATTATTTACGGCTCTTTTATTTGGAAGACTATGCTTTAAGTGAAATTGCAGAAACGTTTGAAGTGAGTCGGCAGGCCGTATATGATAACATAAGAAGAACTGGCGATTTAGTAGAAGATTATGAAAAGAAATTAGGGTTATATCGTCGCTTTACAAAACGACAAGAAATCTATCAATATATCCGTGAACATATCGATGAACCGGAACAAATTGAACATGCTATCCAAGAACTTGAAGAACTAGAATAA